The Mycobacteriales bacterium genomic sequence CGGGCGTTCAGTCTGCGCCGTCGACAACCTCAGCTACCAGCTCGGCGAAGCCGAAACCGTCACCATGGTCGGCGAATCCGGCTGCGGAAAGTCGGTCTCCGCGCTCGCGTTGGTCGGCCTGCTCCCGGCGACCGCACGGGTCACCGGGACCGCAAGGCTGGCCGGCGAGGACCTGCTCGGTGTCGGTGAGCGGCGGCTCAACGACATCCGCGGCCGGGACATCGCCGTCGTGTTCCAGGACTCGATGTCGTCGTTGAACCCGGTGTTGAGCGTCGGGCGGCAGATCGGGGAGGTGCTGCGCAGGCATCAGGGGCTCAGTCGCGGCGCCGCGACGCGCCGATCCCGCGAGCTGCTGGACATGGTGGAGATCCCCGCGGCCGAGCGGCGGCTGCGGGAATACCCGCACCAGCTCTCCGGCGGCATGCGGCAACGGGTCGCGATCGCCATGGCGCTGGCCTGCATCCCGAAGGTGCTCATCGCCGACGAGCCCACCACCGCCCTCGACGTCACCGTCCAGGCCGGGATCCTCGACCTGCTGCGCTCCCTCCGCGACGAGCTCGGCATGTC encodes the following:
- a CDS encoding ABC transporter ATP-binding protein, with the protein product MSAQPVLDVRDLSVTFAAGGRSVCAVDNLSYQLGEAETVTMVGESGCGKSVSALALVGLLPATARVTGTARLAGEDLLGVGERRLNDIRGRDIAVVFQDSMSSLNPVLSVGRQIGEVLRRHQGLSRGAATRRSRELLDMVEIPAAERRLREYPHQLSGGMRQRVAIAMALACIPKVLIADEPTTALDVTVQAGILDLLRSLRDELGMSMLLITHDLGVVADSADRVVVMYAGRPVESAAVHELFRSPAHPYTSGLLGAAPSPAARTSPTGLAEIPGTVPTLASPARLCSFAPRCTARGRRCDADRPDLQAVADAHHAACWYPVSAPSDHHAEELS